CTGGCTGACGTTCGGGTGCCTGAGCGTGGCTTTGGGCGTTGTTGGCGTAGCGCTTCCGCTGCTGCCAACCGTACCCTTCATGCTGTTGGCCGCCTTTTGCTTTGCCCGGTCGTCAGAGCGCATGCATACTTGGCTGGTCACCCATCCGCGCTTCGGTCCCGCAATCCGCGATTGGCAGGAAAACGGAGCCATTTCGCTGCGCGCAAAAC
The Pseudooceanicola algae genome window above contains:
- a CDS encoding YbaN family protein, whose amino-acid sequence is MRLIWLTFGCLSVALGVVGVALPLLPTVPFMLLAAFCFARSSERMHTWLVTHPRFGPAIRDWQENGAISLRAKRLSTVMIAGVYMVSLIMGLRPILLLIQGVTLALVLLFLWTRPSGPR